A region of Pyxidicoccus parkwaysis DNA encodes the following proteins:
- a CDS encoding class I SAM-dependent methyltransferase — MAPVKPTHDSQDDFAVSFPRLLVIRVWSMFLELLTRLGDLAVLLLRPRLLLPYLGLWLREALVSPYRLRRSFELTRLLQASRQNFNELMYGETPVHTALWLFHKAGLNRDGHLVDLGAGRGRTLIAARWLGASARGIELLPGHVALASGPLARAGAQLVTGDATQADISDATHVFTNWTALTPETRARLIERLRTCRPGTRVLTVTRPVESKGFTVLSRHRLLFTWGLEDVWIHEYRG, encoded by the coding sequence ATGGCGCCGGTGAAGCCGACGCACGACTCGCAGGACGACTTCGCCGTCTCCTTCCCACGGCTCCTCGTCATCCGCGTCTGGTCCATGTTCCTCGAGCTGCTCACGCGGCTCGGAGACCTCGCGGTCCTCCTCCTGCGTCCGCGCCTGCTCCTTCCGTACCTCGGCCTGTGGCTCCGCGAGGCCCTCGTCTCCCCCTACCGCCTCCGCCGCTCCTTCGAGCTCACCCGCCTCCTCCAGGCCAGCCGGCAGAACTTCAACGAGCTCATGTACGGCGAGACGCCCGTCCACACCGCGCTGTGGCTCTTCCACAAGGCCGGGCTCAACCGCGACGGCCACCTCGTGGACCTGGGCGCGGGACGCGGACGCACGCTCATCGCCGCACGGTGGCTCGGCGCCTCGGCTCGCGGCATCGAGCTGCTCCCCGGCCATGTCGCCCTCGCATCCGGCCCCCTCGCACGCGCGGGCGCACAGCTCGTCACCGGAGATGCCACCCAGGCCGATATCTCAGACGCCACCCACGTCTTCACCAACTGGACCGCCCTCACCCCCGAGACGCGCGCCCGCCTCATCGAGCGCCTCCGCACCTGCCGTCCCGGTACGCGCGTCCTCACCGTGACTCGACCCGTGGAGTCCAAAGGATTCACCGTCCTCTCCCGCCACCGGCTGCTCTTCACCTGGGGCCTCGAGGACGTGTGGATTCACGAGTACCGAGGCTGA
- a CDS encoding phytanoyl-CoA dioxygenase family protein, with the protein MFVQALKTDGFALASGAASERLLDALDDAFAPSHGGEDSKRRGGQRNVLDVPATLSAASSDTGVRGLAQAVLGPECFVVRALLFDKTPEANWKVRWHQDLTIAVQERLDVPGFGPWTQKEGVMHTHAPDPLLARMLALRIHLDDCGEENGPLRVLPGSHLAGRLSEADIDAWKARAQPVTCLARRGDVLAFHPLLLHASSPATRPGHRRVLHLELAAEPLPSGLEWRWRR; encoded by the coding sequence TTGTTCGTTCAGGCCCTGAAGACGGACGGCTTCGCCCTCGCGAGCGGTGCCGCCTCCGAGCGCCTGTTGGACGCTCTGGATGATGCCTTCGCTCCCTCACACGGCGGAGAGGACAGCAAGCGTCGTGGCGGTCAGCGCAATGTGCTCGACGTGCCCGCCACCCTGTCCGCGGCCTCCAGCGACACAGGGGTCCGCGGGCTCGCGCAGGCGGTCCTCGGGCCGGAATGCTTCGTGGTGCGCGCCCTCCTCTTCGACAAGACGCCCGAGGCGAACTGGAAGGTGCGTTGGCATCAGGACCTCACCATCGCCGTCCAGGAGCGCCTCGACGTTCCGGGCTTCGGCCCCTGGACGCAGAAGGAAGGCGTGATGCACACCCATGCGCCGGACCCGCTCCTCGCGCGGATGCTGGCCCTGCGCATCCATCTTGATGACTGCGGCGAGGAGAATGGCCCTCTCCGAGTGCTCCCCGGCTCTCATCTCGCGGGTCGACTCTCCGAAGCGGACATCGACGCGTGGAAGGCGCGCGCCCAACCCGTGACGTGCCTGGCTCGGCGAGGAGACGTGCTCGCCTTCCATCCCCTCCTCCTCCACGCCTCGTCTCCCGCGACACGGCCAGGGCATCGGCGCGTGCTCCATCTGGAGCTCGCAGCCGAGCCGCTCCCCAGCGGCCTGGAGTGGCGATGGCGCCGGTGA
- a CDS encoding helix-turn-helix domain-containing protein: MSTVPLDVYIVETLLPDLVGHDRSPSAFLVYLHLWHRSAGSRERKVAASLAQVAEDTGLSKSAVQAALRLLKRRKLVKAERASLTAVPVYEVLRPWVRR; encoded by the coding sequence ATGAGCACCGTCCCGCTGGACGTGTACATCGTCGAGACGTTGCTGCCGGACCTGGTGGGACATGACCGCTCGCCGTCCGCGTTCCTCGTGTACCTGCACCTGTGGCACCGCTCGGCCGGCTCACGGGAGCGCAAGGTGGCGGCAAGCCTCGCACAGGTCGCCGAGGACACCGGTCTGTCCAAGAGCGCGGTACAGGCCGCGCTGCGCCTGCTCAAGCGGCGCAAGCTCGTGAAGGCCGAGCGCGCCAGCCTCACCGCCGTGCCCGTGTACGAAGTCCTGCGGCCCTGGGTGCGCAGGTAG
- a CDS encoding sigma 54-interacting transcriptional regulator, whose translation MSRSLADVSTAAIPKRSGGPQESRTVPALTVISHPLSRRVGERVLLDAVSAGREVALSRNGPDFTRPGSALGEPLLDPFISRKPLRFAPGTAPGRVRLSNSDGGTQVNIAGTPMQGTWELAPEELAAGVPLELGGHVVVLLHLTDLSEEAPAADTLGMVGESTGVRRLRRHIERVADLDVPVLIRGETGTGKERVAQAIHQRSRRRDGTFLSVNLGAIPKELAAAELFGATKGAYTGATQGREGFFRAAHGGTLFLDEVGEAPPEVQVMLLRVLETGQLYPVGGSAPVTVDVRLLAATDANLEEQIRDGRFKAPLMHRLAGYDIHVPPLRERREDIGRLFLHFAREELEAIGEASRLDNDDAYAEPWLPAPLAVRLVRFAWPGNIRQLRNLARQLVIGSRGQPRLLVEPRLEQELEAAARKAPVNVVSAASSMRGPATTTAPASSEPSPAGEVSNEKTAPKRKASQLTEQELLAALRENDWDLKATAEALGIARPSLYDLIDKSPNLRTAGDLSTEEITRCFQECDGDLDAMVRKLEVSRRALGRRLKELGLTPRNA comes from the coding sequence ATGTCCCGCTCACTCGCAGACGTCTCTACCGCCGCAATCCCGAAACGGAGCGGCGGCCCTCAGGAGTCCCGCACCGTCCCGGCGCTGACCGTCATCTCCCATCCGCTGTCCCGGCGCGTCGGGGAGCGGGTGCTGCTCGACGCCGTCAGCGCCGGACGCGAGGTGGCCCTGTCGCGCAACGGCCCGGACTTCACGCGTCCCGGCTCCGCCCTGGGCGAGCCGTTGCTGGACCCGTTCATCAGCCGCAAGCCGCTGCGCTTCGCACCGGGCACGGCGCCCGGCCGCGTGCGGCTGAGCAACAGCGACGGCGGCACGCAGGTGAACATCGCCGGCACGCCCATGCAGGGAACGTGGGAGCTCGCTCCCGAGGAGCTCGCCGCCGGCGTGCCGCTGGAGCTGGGCGGGCACGTGGTGGTGCTGCTGCACCTGACGGACCTCTCGGAAGAAGCGCCCGCCGCGGACACGCTGGGCATGGTGGGCGAGAGCACCGGCGTGCGCCGCCTGCGCCGTCACATCGAGCGCGTGGCGGACCTGGACGTGCCGGTGCTGATTCGCGGCGAGACGGGCACGGGCAAGGAGCGCGTGGCCCAGGCCATCCACCAGCGCAGCCGGCGACGCGACGGGACGTTCCTCAGTGTCAACCTCGGCGCCATCCCCAAGGAGCTGGCCGCCGCCGAGCTGTTCGGCGCGACGAAGGGCGCGTACACGGGCGCCACGCAGGGACGCGAGGGCTTCTTCCGCGCCGCGCACGGCGGCACGCTGTTCCTCGACGAGGTGGGCGAGGCGCCACCCGAGGTGCAGGTGATGCTGCTGCGCGTGCTGGAGACGGGGCAGCTGTACCCCGTCGGCGGCAGCGCGCCCGTCACGGTGGACGTGCGCCTGCTCGCGGCCACGGATGCGAACCTGGAGGAGCAGATTCGCGACGGGCGCTTCAAGGCGCCGCTGATGCACCGGCTCGCGGGCTATGACATCCACGTGCCTCCGCTGCGCGAGCGGCGCGAGGACATCGGCCGGCTCTTCCTCCACTTCGCCCGTGAGGAATTGGAGGCCATTGGCGAGGCGTCACGCCTGGACAACGACGACGCGTACGCGGAGCCGTGGCTGCCCGCGCCGCTCGCGGTGCGACTGGTGCGCTTCGCGTGGCCGGGCAACATCCGCCAGCTTCGCAACCTGGCGCGGCAGCTCGTCATCGGCAGCCGGGGTCAGCCTCGGCTGCTGGTCGAGCCGCGACTGGAGCAGGAGCTGGAGGCCGCGGCGCGGAAGGCGCCGGTCAATGTCGTGTCCGCGGCTTCATCGATGCGCGGCCCCGCGACGACGACGGCTCCGGCTTCTTCCGAGCCGTCACCCGCCGGAGAGGTCTCCAACGAGAAGACCGCGCCGAAGCGGAAGGCGTCACAGCTCACGGAGCAGGAGTTGCTCGCCGCGCTGCGGGAGAACGACTGGGACCTCAAGGCCACGGCGGAGGCGCTCGGGATTGCGCGCCCCTCGCTGTATGACCTCATCGACAAGAGCCCCAACCTGCGCACCGCTGGCGACTTGAGCACGGAGGAAATCACCCGCTGCTTCCAGGAGTGCGACGGTGACCTGGACGCGATGGTGCGCAAGCTGGAGGTGTCCCGGCGCGCGCTGGGACGGCGCTTGAAGGAGCTGGGCCTCACGCCTCGCAACGCGTGA
- a CDS encoding putative quinol monooxygenase, with amino-acid sequence MIVEYIRYTIPESESDAFIASYTRAQDALRASSHCHGWELTRCTEDATHFILRIQWDSAEGHLQGFRKSPEFARFFAEIRPYVGRIEEMRHYALTSVVGTKR; translated from the coding sequence ATGATTGTCGAATACATCCGCTACACCATTCCCGAGTCCGAGTCCGACGCGTTCATCGCCAGCTACACCCGGGCGCAGGATGCACTGCGTGCATCTTCCCATTGTCACGGCTGGGAGCTGACGCGCTGCACGGAGGACGCGACGCATTTCATCCTCCGCATCCAGTGGGACTCCGCCGAGGGCCACCTGCAGGGCTTCCGCAAGAGCCCCGAGTTCGCGCGCTTCTTCGCGGAGATTCGCCCATACGTCGGACGCATCGAGGAGATGCGCCACTACGCGCTCACGTCCGTCGTGGGCACGAAGCGCTGA
- a CDS encoding DUF4326 domain-containing protein, with protein MSGKQRTTAVHVRDGCDVYVGRAFRAYAKPSPINPVPGRFGNPFKPGGVRTPAAMLRNYFAPWLSTLPAEEQERIRAEALHRMGPDEDAFESFRWYLELRARHDADYRAAVLGLRGKRLGCFCKPGPCHADVMAEWVDAQPAKAKKS; from the coding sequence ATGAGCGGGAAACAGCGCACCACCGCGGTCCACGTCCGTGACGGCTGTGACGTCTACGTGGGCCGCGCCTTCCGCGCCTACGCGAAGCCGAGCCCCATCAACCCGGTGCCCGGCCGCTTCGGCAATCCCTTCAAGCCCGGAGGCGTGCGCACTCCGGCCGCGATGCTCCGCAACTACTTCGCCCCGTGGCTCTCCACGCTGCCGGCGGAGGAACAGGAGCGCATCCGCGCCGAGGCCCTGCACCGCATGGGCCCCGACGAGGACGCCTTCGAGTCCTTCCGCTGGTACCTGGAATTGCGCGCCCGGCACGACGCGGACTACCGCGCCGCCGTGCTGGGCCTGCGCGGCAAGCGCCTGGGCTGCTTCTGCAAGCCCGGCCCCTGCCACGCGGACGTCATGGCCGAGTGGGTGGACGCGCAGCCGGCGAAGGCGAAGAAGTCCTAG
- a CDS encoding VOC family protein, with protein MIKMLKFVSIPVGDQDRALAFYTEKLGFKVSTDQQFNEKQRWIELRIPGAETNVVLFTPEGHEDRIGGFFNGSFACDDVMKTYEMLSARGVEFMGPPQKQPWGTFAKFKDPDGNQFVLSSR; from the coding sequence ATGATCAAGATGTTGAAGTTCGTCAGCATCCCGGTGGGAGACCAGGACCGTGCCCTCGCGTTCTACACGGAGAAGCTCGGCTTCAAGGTGTCCACGGACCAGCAGTTCAACGAGAAGCAGCGCTGGATTGAGCTGCGCATCCCCGGCGCCGAGACGAACGTCGTCCTCTTCACGCCCGAGGGCCATGAGGACCGCATCGGCGGCTTCTTCAACGGCTCGTTCGCCTGCGACGACGTGATGAAGACGTACGAGATGCTGAGCGCGCGCGGCGTGGAGTTCATGGGGCCGCCGCAGAAGCAGCCCTGGGGCACCTTCGCGAAGTTCAAGGACCCGGACGGCAACCAGTTCGTCCTCTCCTCGCGCTGA
- a CDS encoding DUF7691 family protein — protein MSYGFMVWAVDTNKLKQAAGSKDEKLRRMIGGRFKRDLARLDELFEGSGGPNTYEALRQIIDGTVPPDARGAIYSYAFKLLVEHFGRFLDNAAVYPWSSPDFAPVNAALKQMEVPFELDDLHGSRLPIQLPSPDDFPLTGWVGEAEVKKISAAFERAKSPQGETGAIIDCVRGWFRDAAAQDRGLVSYYH, from the coding sequence GTGAGTTACGGCTTCATGGTGTGGGCGGTGGACACGAACAAGCTGAAGCAGGCCGCCGGCTCGAAGGACGAGAAGCTCCGCCGCATGATTGGCGGCCGCTTCAAGCGCGACCTCGCCCGGCTCGACGAATTGTTCGAAGGCTCCGGCGGACCCAACACCTACGAAGCCCTGCGCCAAATCATCGACGGCACCGTGCCCCCGGACGCTCGCGGCGCCATCTACTCCTACGCCTTCAAGCTCCTCGTCGAGCACTTCGGCCGCTTCCTCGACAACGCCGCCGTGTACCCGTGGAGCTCGCCCGACTTCGCGCCCGTGAATGCCGCGCTGAAGCAGATGGAAGTGCCCTTCGAGCTCGATGACCTCCACGGCTCCCGCCTCCCCATCCAGCTCCCCTCCCCCGACGACTTCCCCCTCACCGGCTGGGTCGGCGAAGCCGAGGTGAAGAAAATCTCCGCCGCCTTCGAGCGCGCGAAGTCTCCCCAGGGAGAAACCGGCGCCATCATCGACTGCGTGCGAGGCTGGTTCCGCGACGCCGCGGCCCAGGACCGGGGACTGGTCAGCTACTATCACTGA